Proteins encoded by one window of Synechococcus sp. WH 7805:
- a CDS encoding phosphoketolase, translating to MTVTPFLHVSGADNLQAPSDHELQRLDAYWRAANYLAVGMIYLQDNPLLREPLRPEHIKNRLLGHWGSSPGQAFIWTHANRLINTYDLDMIYMSGPGHGAPGARGPVYIDGSYTERYPDKSLDEDGLKKFFKMFSFPGHIGSHCTAEMPGSIHEGGELGYVLSHAAGSVFDNPELITVACVGDGEAETGPLATSWHINKFINPIKDGAVLPVLHLNGYKIANPTILSRIDHDELESLFRGLGWTPIFVEGSDPMEMHRKMAVAMEQAVLEIRAIQEEARGSGEAFRPRWPMVVLRSPKGWTGPQELDGKKIENFWRAHQVPIGDVKANPDHLRLLEDWMKSYRPWELFDDNGAVREEIRALSPTGDRRMGSNPHTNGGVLRKDLRFPELRNYEVPVESPGTTEKENTYPLGELIRDLINHNPGAYRLFGPDETASNRLQAVYETTKKAWMANFLPEDLNGSELARDGAVVEMLSEHTLVGMMDGYLLTGRNAFFHTYEAFAHVVASMYNQHCKWLEHCEEIPWRAPIGPWNCLISSTVWRQDHNGFTHQDPGFIDLAGNKKGSITRVYLPADANSLLAVSEKALTETDVANIIVSDKQKHLQYLTLDEARRHVAKGAGIWEWACNDNCGVDPDEPDVVLASAGDIPTKECLAAIEILRSQTPHLKIRYVNVVKLFSLGNPKDHPHGLSDRDFESLFTPDKPVIFNFHGYPWLIHRLTYNRPNHSNFHVRGYKEQGNINTPLELAICNQIDRFNLVIDVIDRVDSLGSRAAHVKEQMKDEIHKHRAYAYEHGTDAPEINNWRWSLGRSSCAV from the coding sequence ATGACGGTTACACCCTTCCTGCATGTCTCAGGCGCGGACAACCTCCAGGCGCCCTCGGATCACGAACTGCAGCGCCTTGATGCCTACTGGCGGGCCGCCAACTACCTGGCGGTGGGAATGATTTATCTGCAAGACAATCCGCTGCTGCGGGAGCCGCTCCGGCCCGAGCACATCAAGAACCGTCTTCTGGGCCACTGGGGCTCCAGCCCAGGCCAGGCCTTCATCTGGACCCACGCCAACCGGCTGATCAACACCTACGACCTGGACATGATCTACATGTCCGGTCCTGGCCATGGGGCCCCTGGCGCCCGCGGGCCGGTGTACATCGACGGCAGCTACACCGAGCGCTATCCCGACAAGTCGCTGGATGAAGACGGCCTGAAGAAGTTCTTCAAGATGTTTTCCTTCCCAGGACACATCGGCAGCCACTGCACTGCGGAGATGCCCGGTTCGATTCACGAGGGTGGTGAACTCGGCTACGTGCTCTCCCATGCGGCTGGATCGGTGTTCGACAACCCGGAGCTGATCACGGTCGCCTGCGTGGGTGATGGGGAAGCGGAGACCGGGCCTCTGGCCACCAGCTGGCACATCAACAAATTCATCAACCCGATCAAAGACGGTGCCGTGCTGCCAGTGCTGCACCTCAACGGTTACAAGATCGCCAACCCCACGATCCTCAGCCGCATCGATCACGACGAGCTGGAAAGCCTGTTCCGCGGGCTGGGCTGGACGCCGATCTTCGTGGAAGGCTCCGATCCAATGGAGATGCACCGCAAGATGGCCGTGGCCATGGAGCAGGCCGTGCTCGAAATTCGGGCGATCCAGGAGGAGGCCCGCGGCAGTGGTGAAGCCTTCCGCCCCCGCTGGCCGATGGTCGTGCTGCGCTCCCCCAAGGGATGGACCGGTCCGCAGGAACTTGATGGCAAGAAGATCGAGAACTTCTGGCGCGCTCACCAGGTGCCGATCGGTGATGTGAAAGCCAACCCAGATCACCTGCGCCTGCTCGAGGACTGGATGAAGAGCTATCGCCCCTGGGAGCTCTTCGATGACAACGGCGCCGTGCGCGAGGAGATCAGGGCGCTGTCTCCCACGGGTGATCGCCGCATGGGCTCCAACCCGCACACCAACGGTGGGGTGCTGCGCAAAGATCTGCGCTTCCCGGAGCTGCGCAACTACGAAGTCCCGGTCGAGAGCCCCGGTACCACCGAAAAGGAGAACACTTACCCCCTTGGGGAACTGATCCGCGATTTGATCAACCACAACCCCGGTGCCTATCGCCTCTTCGGCCCAGACGAAACGGCCTCCAACCGCCTCCAGGCTGTCTATGAGACGACCAAGAAGGCCTGGATGGCGAATTTCCTGCCCGAAGACCTCAACGGCAGCGAATTAGCCCGCGACGGCGCCGTGGTGGAGATGCTCTCTGAGCACACCCTGGTGGGGATGATGGATGGCTATCTGCTCACCGGCAGGAACGCTTTCTTCCACACCTACGAGGCCTTCGCCCACGTCGTGGCCTCGATGTACAACCAGCACTGCAAGTGGCTGGAGCACTGCGAAGAGATCCCCTGGAGAGCGCCGATCGGTCCTTGGAACTGCTTGATCTCATCCACCGTGTGGCGGCAGGATCACAACGGCTTCACCCACCAGGACCCCGGTTTCATCGACCTGGCGGGGAACAAGAAGGGAAGCATCACCCGGGTGTATCTGCCGGCTGACGCCAACAGTTTGCTGGCGGTGTCTGAAAAGGCCCTCACCGAAACCGATGTGGCCAACATCATTGTGTCGGACAAGCAGAAGCACCTGCAGTACCTCACCCTTGACGAGGCTCGCCGCCACGTTGCCAAAGGCGCCGGCATCTGGGAGTGGGCCTGCAACGACAACTGCGGTGTTGATCCTGATGAACCCGATGTGGTGCTGGCCTCCGCTGGAGACATCCCCACCAAGGAATGCCTCGCAGCGATCGAAATTCTGCGTTCACAAACTCCCCATCTCAAGATCCGCTACGTGAACGTGGTGAAGCTGTTCTCCCTGGGTAACCCCAAAGACCATCCCCATGGCCTCAGCGACAGGGACTTCGAAAGCCTGTTCACTCCAGACAAACCGGTGATTTTCAACTTCCACGGCTATCCCTGGCTGATCCACCGCCTCACCTACAACCGCCCGAACCACAGCAACTTCCACGTGCGCGGTTACAAGGAACAAGGCAACATCAATACGCCTCTAGAACTGGCCATCTGCAACCAGATCGACCGCTTCAACCTGGTGATCGATGTAATCGACCGCGTGGACTCTCTCGGCTCCCGGGCCGCCCACGTGAAAGAACAGATGAAGGACGAAATCCACAAGCACCGCGCTTACGCCTATGAGCACGGCACCGATGCACCTGAGATCAACAACTGGCGCTGGAGCCTGGGCCGCAGCTCCTGTGCTGTCTGA
- a CDS encoding glycogen/starch/alpha-glucan phosphorylase: MSSSQPLDLRLPTPGCYADPERAGLDAESVFDGMTEHLFFTLGKLAPSASRHDLYMALSYAVRDRLMTRFLASKEAIRARPQRTVAYLSAEFLIGPQLANNLLNLGIQKEAEEALKRFGIESLQQILEVEEEPGLGNGGLGRLAACYMESLASLEIPATGYGIRYEFGIFDQLIRDGWQVEVTDKWLKGGWPWELPQPDQACFVGFGGRTESYIDDKGNYRSRWIPSEHAIGVPHDVPVLGYRVNTCDRLRLWRADATESFDFYAFNIGDYYGAVEEKVGSETLSKVLYPNDGTDEGRRLRLKQQHFFVSCSLQDMLRSLDSRGLSVENFPEYWTVQLNDTHPAIAVAELMRLLIDDRHLEWEKAWDITTRSVAYTNHTLLPEALEKWDLNLFSSLLPRHLELIYEINRRFLQQVRLRYPGNDTIQRKLSIIDEDGGKAVRMAHLATIGAHHVNGVAALHSDLVREQLMPEFAALWPEKFTNVTNGVTPRRWVALSNPELSTLLDEHVGPGWITDMEQLRRLEERQHDHGFLEHWGNTKLSVKRKLSGYIHRNTGVLVDPSSLFDVQVKRIHEYKRQHLNALQVITQYLRIKNGQAEGMAPRTVIFGGKAAPGYYMAKLIIRFINGIAETINADPDMDGRLRVVFLPDYNVKLGEQVYPASDLSEQISTAGKEASGTGNMKFAMNGALTIGTLDGANVEIREKVGGENFFLFGKTVEEIAALKQGGYRPWEVVQSIPELAEAVRLVEIGHFSNGDGELFRPLLDNLTGSDPFFVMADFADYLRAQDAVSLAWADRMHWNRMSLLNTARSGFFSSDRSIRDYCRDIWKVQAMPVEITCDVR, from the coding sequence ATGAGTAGCTCCCAGCCCCTCGACCTGCGCCTGCCCACTCCAGGCTGTTACGCCGATCCCGAACGTGCCGGCCTGGATGCCGAGTCCGTGTTTGACGGCATGACCGAGCACCTGTTCTTCACCCTGGGAAAACTCGCTCCTTCCGCCAGCCGCCATGACCTCTACATGGCCCTGAGCTATGCGGTGCGCGACCGTTTGATGACCCGCTTCCTCGCCAGCAAGGAAGCGATCCGCGCCAGGCCCCAGCGCACGGTGGCCTATCTCTCAGCCGAGTTCCTGATCGGTCCCCAGCTGGCCAACAACCTGCTGAATCTTGGTATCCAGAAGGAAGCCGAAGAAGCGCTCAAACGCTTCGGCATTGAATCCCTGCAGCAGATCCTCGAGGTCGAGGAAGAGCCCGGACTGGGCAACGGCGGCCTGGGCCGTCTCGCGGCTTGCTACATGGAGTCGCTGGCCAGCCTGGAAATCCCAGCAACCGGCTACGGCATCCGCTACGAGTTCGGCATCTTCGACCAGCTGATCCGTGACGGCTGGCAAGTTGAGGTCACCGACAAGTGGCTCAAGGGCGGCTGGCCCTGGGAGCTGCCCCAGCCCGATCAGGCCTGCTTCGTGGGCTTCGGCGGCCGCACCGAGAGCTACATCGATGACAAGGGCAACTACCGCTCCCGCTGGATCCCCTCCGAACACGCCATCGGCGTCCCCCACGACGTGCCGGTGCTGGGCTACCGCGTGAACACCTGCGACCGTCTGCGCCTCTGGCGGGCGGATGCCACGGAAAGCTTTGATTTCTACGCCTTCAACATCGGCGATTACTACGGCGCCGTGGAAGAGAAGGTGGGCAGCGAAACCCTCTCCAAGGTGCTCTATCCCAACGACGGCACCGATGAAGGACGCCGTCTGCGCCTTAAGCAGCAGCACTTCTTCGTGAGCTGCTCCCTGCAGGACATGCTGCGCAGCCTCGACAGCCGCGGCCTGTCGGTGGAGAACTTCCCCGAGTACTGGACGGTTCAGCTCAACGACACCCACCCCGCCATCGCTGTGGCGGAACTGATGCGCCTGCTGATCGACGACCGCCACCTGGAGTGGGAGAAGGCCTGGGACATCACCACCCGCTCGGTGGCCTACACCAACCACACCCTGCTGCCCGAGGCCCTGGAGAAGTGGGACCTGAACCTGTTCAGCAGCCTGCTGCCCCGCCACCTGGAACTGATCTATGAGATCAACCGCCGCTTCCTGCAGCAAGTGCGTCTGCGCTACCCAGGCAATGACACCATCCAACGCAAGCTCTCGATCATCGATGAGGACGGTGGCAAGGCCGTGCGCATGGCGCACCTGGCCACCATCGGTGCCCACCACGTGAACGGCGTGGCGGCGCTGCACTCCGATCTGGTCCGTGAACAACTGATGCCCGAGTTCGCCGCGCTCTGGCCGGAGAAATTCACCAACGTGACCAACGGTGTCACCCCCCGCCGCTGGGTAGCCCTGTCCAACCCGGAACTGTCCACCCTGCTCGACGAGCACGTGGGACCGGGCTGGATCACCGACATGGAACAGCTGCGCCGGCTTGAAGAGCGTCAGCACGACCATGGCTTCCTGGAGCACTGGGGCAACACCAAGCTTTCGGTGAAGCGCAAACTCTCGGGCTACATCCACCGCAACACCGGCGTACTGGTGGATCCCTCCAGCCTGTTCGACGTGCAGGTGAAGCGCATCCACGAGTACAAGCGCCAGCACCTCAATGCCCTGCAGGTGATCACCCAATACCTGCGCATCAAGAACGGCCAGGCCGAAGGCATGGCCCCGCGCACGGTGATCTTCGGCGGCAAGGCCGCTCCTGGCTATTACATGGCCAAGTTGATCATCCGCTTCATCAACGGCATTGCTGAAACGATCAATGCCGATCCCGACATGGACGGCCGCCTGCGGGTGGTGTTCCTGCCGGATTACAACGTGAAGCTGGGCGAACAGGTGTATCCCGCCTCGGATCTCTCCGAGCAGATCTCCACCGCGGGCAAGGAAGCGTCAGGCACCGGCAACATGAAGTTCGCCATGAACGGAGCCCTCACCATCGGCACCCTCGATGGCGCCAATGTGGAGATCCGCGAAAAAGTCGGCGGAGAGAACTTCTTCCTGTTCGGCAAGACCGTGGAGGAGATCGCAGCCCTCAAGCAGGGTGGCTATCGCCCCTGGGAGGTCGTTCAATCGATCCCCGAGCTGGCAGAAGCCGTCCGCCTTGTGGAGATTGGCCACTTCAGCAACGGTGACGGCGAGCTGTTCCGCCCGCTGCTCGACAACCTCACCGGCAGCGATCCCTTCTTCGTGATGGCCGACTTCGCCGATTACCTGCGGGCGCAGGATGCGGTAAGCCTGGCTTGGGCCGATCGTATGCACTGGAACCGCATGAGCCTGCTGAACACCGCCCGCAGCGGCTTCTTCTCCTCCGACCGTTCCATCCGCGACTACTGCCGCGACATCTGGAAGGTGCAGGCAATGCCGGTGGAGATCACCTGCGACGTGCGCTGA
- a CDS encoding acetate/propionate family kinase produces MQDLALVINLGSSSLKAALVDSTGATPWHSGRSLQPEDNLDGVLNSWLAPELEPYRESITLVGHRVVHGGEHFTAPTRIDAQVETTLQELVPLAPLHNPPALKGLAWARGWAPDLPQWACFDTAFHSTLPAAASTYALPLELRQKGFRRFGFHGINHQHVAETMAAQWQQQGRDPEQLRLISAHLGAGASLAAIKGGVCIDTTMGYTPLEGLVMASRCGSIDPGLLLELMREGMGEAELSNLLQKQAGLKGLSGLSGDMRDIREQAAAGHQGALLALDVFRQRLLQLIGAMATSLQGVDVLALTGGIGEHDQSLRGELDEALAWLPNLELVIVPADEEGMIARLCRRSTAVG; encoded by the coding sequence ATGCAGGACCTGGCGCTGGTGATCAATCTCGGCAGCTCCAGCCTGAAGGCGGCCCTGGTGGACTCCACCGGGGCCACTCCCTGGCACAGCGGGCGCAGCCTGCAGCCTGAAGACAACCTCGATGGAGTGCTGAACAGCTGGCTGGCACCAGAGCTTGAGCCCTATCGCGAGAGCATCACCCTGGTGGGTCACCGGGTGGTGCATGGCGGCGAACACTTCACTGCCCCCACCCGCATCGATGCCCAAGTGGAAACCACCCTGCAGGAGCTGGTGCCCCTGGCGCCTCTGCACAATCCTCCAGCCCTGAAGGGTCTGGCCTGGGCCCGTGGCTGGGCGCCGGATCTGCCCCAATGGGCCTGTTTTGATACTGCCTTCCACAGCACCCTGCCGGCAGCAGCCAGCACCTACGCCCTGCCGCTGGAACTGAGACAAAAGGGTTTCCGGCGCTTCGGCTTCCATGGCATCAACCACCAGCATGTGGCTGAAACCATGGCGGCTCAATGGCAGCAACAGGGCCGGGATCCTGAGCAGCTGCGGCTGATCAGCGCCCACCTGGGAGCCGGGGCATCGCTGGCCGCAATCAAAGGAGGCGTCTGCATCGACACCACCATGGGCTACACGCCGCTGGAGGGGCTGGTGATGGCCAGCCGCTGCGGCAGCATTGATCCAGGCTTGCTGCTGGAGCTGATGCGTGAGGGCATGGGCGAAGCCGAGCTGTCGAATCTGCTGCAGAAACAAGCAGGCCTGAAGGGGTTATCTGGCCTGAGCGGCGACATGCGCGACATCCGCGAGCAAGCGGCCGCAGGCCACCAGGGAGCACTGCTAGCGCTGGATGTGTTCCGGCAGCGTTTGCTGCAGCTGATCGGGGCGATGGCCACCAGCCTGCAGGGCGTGGATGTGCTGGCGCTCACCGGCGGAATCGGGGAACACGATCAATCACTGCGCGGAGAACTTGACGAAGCCCTGGCCTGGCTTCCCAATCTGGAGCTGGTGATCGTGCCAGCTGATGAAGAGGGCATGATCGCCAGGCTCTGCCGGCGATCAACCGCGGTCGGGTAG
- a CDS encoding ribonuclease III family protein, whose product MQEANRDPQLRSLWNELGNHPERLQREELDCLNEALTHTSSGLHPHHEQLEFLGDAVLRLAASEFIAVAYPQMPVGERSSLRAQLVSDRWLTQLGEAITIEEWWRIGPKASGDPTAAATIRAELSEALIGAMYRIAGLQAVQTWLTPHWQRSAEAVLADPHRGNSKSALQEWSQGRGLGLPRYACSEVSQRHGDPKRFQASVTLPPDLAADGWGGSRREAEQQAAEALMAQLKDSSSGRA is encoded by the coding sequence ATGCAGGAAGCAAACCGCGATCCACAACTGCGTTCGCTGTGGAACGAACTGGGAAACCATCCTGAGCGGCTACAGCGCGAAGAGCTCGACTGCCTGAATGAAGCCCTCACCCACACCTCCAGCGGTCTGCATCCCCACCACGAGCAGCTGGAGTTTCTCGGCGATGCGGTGTTGCGCCTGGCAGCGAGTGAATTCATCGCTGTGGCCTATCCCCAGATGCCGGTGGGGGAGCGTTCGAGTCTGCGGGCCCAGCTGGTGAGTGATCGCTGGCTCACGCAGCTCGGAGAAGCCATCACGATCGAGGAGTGGTGGCGCATCGGCCCGAAGGCCAGCGGTGATCCCACCGCAGCGGCCACGATCCGCGCCGAGCTCAGTGAAGCGCTGATCGGTGCGATGTACCGGATTGCCGGGCTGCAAGCGGTGCAGACCTGGCTGACGCCCCATTGGCAGAGGAGCGCCGAGGCGGTGCTCGCCGATCCCCACCGGGGCAACAGCAAATCAGCCCTGCAGGAATGGAGCCAAGGCCGGGGCTTGGGTCTGCCCCGCTACGCCTGCAGCGAAGTGAGCCAGCGCCATGGCGACCCGAAACGCTTTCAGGCCTCAGTGACCCTGCCGCCGGATCTTGCTGCCGACGGCTGGGGCGGATCACGGCGTGAAGCCGAACAACAGGCAGCGGAGGCGTTGATGGCGCAGCTCAAAGACTCCAGTTCGGGTCGCGCTTAG
- a CDS encoding ion transporter, with product MERALRQRLRRVVLDSDTRAGRIYNLVIFGTILLSVAGLLVEPHPMRVAAPGEIPAWVDELERGCLLVFMADYLLHLWVSPKPLAYARSFFGLIDLSAVLFFFVPQISSGLILWIFKFGRVLRVFKLLRFMDEAQLLGRALKASARRIGVFLFFVVMAQVVLGYLMVVFESGHPNTQFQTVGQGVYWAIVTMTTVGYGDFVPQTVLGQVLAAVVMLLGFGIIAIPTGIVTAETMQQIRKDTRVCTHCGHADHRREALHCDRCGAPLPVVAG from the coding sequence ATGGAGCGTGCCCTGCGCCAGCGGCTTCGGCGGGTTGTGCTCGATTCCGACACCCGCGCAGGCCGGATCTACAACCTGGTGATTTTCGGCACGATCCTGCTCAGTGTGGCTGGCTTGCTGGTGGAGCCGCATCCGATGCGTGTGGCTGCACCCGGTGAGATCCCTGCCTGGGTGGATGAGCTCGAACGGGGCTGCCTGTTGGTGTTCATGGCCGATTACCTGCTGCACCTCTGGGTCTCCCCGAAGCCACTGGCCTATGCCCGCAGCTTCTTCGGGCTGATCGACCTTTCGGCGGTGTTGTTCTTCTTTGTGCCGCAGATCAGCAGCGGCCTGATCCTCTGGATTTTCAAATTCGGCCGCGTGCTGCGGGTGTTCAAGCTGCTGCGCTTCATGGATGAGGCTCAGTTGTTAGGGCGGGCACTCAAGGCCAGTGCCCGCCGCATTGGCGTGTTTTTGTTTTTTGTGGTGATGGCCCAGGTGGTGTTGGGCTATCTGATGGTGGTGTTTGAAAGTGGTCACCCCAACACCCAGTTCCAGACCGTGGGCCAGGGGGTGTATTGGGCGATCGTGACCATGACCACGGTTGGCTACGGCGATTTTGTGCCCCAGACCGTGTTGGGTCAGGTGCTGGCGGCGGTGGTGATGCTGCTCGGTTTCGGGATCATTGCCATCCCCACCGGCATCGTCACTGCGGAAACAATGCAGCAAATCCGCAAGGACACGCGGGTCTGCACCCATTGCGGCCATGCCGATCACCGCCGCGAAGCCTTGCACTGCGATCGCTGCGGGGCGCCGTTGCCCGTTGTGGCTGGATAG
- a CDS encoding NAD(P)H dehydrogenase subunit NdhS, with the protein MASAAPILPGATVTVVDQRSIYNGYTGFVQRISGDRAAVLFEGGNWDKLVTMPLRNLSAD; encoded by the coding sequence ATGGCTTCCGCTGCTCCGATCCTTCCCGGCGCCACGGTGACGGTGGTGGATCAGCGTTCGATTTACAACGGTTACACCGGCTTTGTGCAGCGGATCAGTGGTGACCGGGCTGCCGTGCTTTTTGAAGGCGGCAACTGGGACAAGCTGGTGACGATGCCACTCCGCAATCTCAGCGCCGACTGA
- the rimM gene encoding ribosome maturation factor RimM (Essential for efficient processing of 16S rRNA), with amino-acid sequence MNASVVIPAFPPSDVQEEDHWLPVGKVVGAQGLRGELRVNPASDFPERFTQPGPRWLQTQGSPPREIELTSGRQQPGKSLFIVRFKGIDNRSSAEALVGQTLLVRADDRPQLEEGEFHLLDLVGLEARLSREAEAIGTVTDLISGGNDLLEITRPDGRKLLVPFVEAIVPEVNLQDGWILLTPPPGLLEL; translated from the coding sequence GTGAACGCTTCAGTGGTAATCCCAGCCTTTCCACCCAGTGACGTCCAAGAGGAAGACCACTGGCTTCCTGTAGGGAAAGTCGTTGGCGCCCAGGGGCTGCGGGGCGAACTGCGCGTCAACCCGGCCAGCGACTTCCCCGAACGCTTCACCCAACCAGGTCCCCGCTGGCTGCAGACCCAAGGATCCCCCCCTCGGGAAATCGAGCTCACCAGCGGCCGCCAGCAACCAGGCAAAAGCCTGTTCATCGTGCGTTTCAAGGGCATCGACAACCGCAGTTCCGCCGAAGCACTGGTGGGACAGACGCTGCTAGTGCGGGCGGATGATCGGCCTCAGCTTGAGGAAGGGGAGTTCCATCTGCTCGACCTCGTGGGCCTGGAAGCACGGTTGAGCCGTGAGGCCGAGGCGATCGGCACCGTGACGGATCTGATCAGCGGCGGCAATGACCTCCTGGAAATCACCCGGCCCGACGGCCGCAAGCTACTGGTGCCCTTTGTGGAGGCGATCGTGCCGGAAGTGAATCTCCAGGACGGCTGGATCCTGCTCACGCCACCACCGGGACTGCTGGAGCTTTAG
- a CDS encoding SLC13 family permease yields the protein MSAAITAVLLVLAIVTFIGGWLAPELVALTAAALLIATGVLTPSEALAGFGSPALITLLGLFVLANGLLHSGALDRLRELLASPRIRTPTQLMAVLGFVVAPISGLIPNTPIVAILMPVLQGWCQRRGVSPSRILMPLSFATLIGGTLTLIGTSTSLLASDLVTSLGYGRLELLSFTTIGVPVWLLGAGYLVLGSRWLPDHGQPEAENLRSLSQDGYLTEVVLPAVSPLCGVTLRSSRLQRRFDVDVLDVHRQGQRLQPPLAQLRLQAGDRLLLRCNRQELLRLQQDRMVDLAGTLLADGLDQLRHAEVLVPSGSLLAGATLRELRFRQRFNATVLAVNRASSTLRDRLGRLVLREGDMLLLQAPLDALRGLQQTSDLVVLDQLDDDLPSTHRKGLAVTVMVLVLLLAGFQLIPLVAAVLLGVGVLVIGNCLDAGTALRSIRWDLYLLLGGIYSFSVALQKTGLAAQVADALLQALQGRSAYVGLVVIYVVTLVATELLSNAAAVALLLPIAGAVAEGLNLSPMTFAIAVVFAASQSFLSPIGYQTNLMVFSPGRYRFLDFFRFGWPLSLSYSLLVPALLLW from the coding sequence TTGAGTGCTGCGATCACCGCTGTTCTGCTTGTGCTGGCCATCGTCACCTTCATCGGTGGCTGGTTAGCACCAGAACTCGTGGCCTTGACGGCCGCCGCCCTGCTGATTGCTACCGGCGTGCTCACGCCTTCAGAGGCCCTGGCTGGTTTTGGCAGTCCGGCTCTCATCACCTTGTTGGGTCTGTTTGTACTCGCGAACGGGCTGTTGCACAGCGGCGCCTTGGATCGTCTGCGTGAGCTTCTGGCGTCCCCGCGCATCCGCACCCCCACCCAGCTGATGGCGGTGCTCGGCTTTGTGGTGGCACCGATCTCCGGGTTGATCCCCAACACACCGATTGTGGCGATCCTGATGCCCGTGCTTCAGGGCTGGTGCCAGCGCCGGGGGGTGAGCCCTTCGCGCATTTTGATGCCCCTTTCGTTCGCCACCTTGATTGGTGGCACGCTCACGCTGATCGGTACCTCCACCAGCCTGCTGGCCAGTGATCTGGTCACCAGCCTTGGCTATGGCCGCCTGGAATTGCTCAGTTTCACCACCATCGGCGTCCCCGTTTGGCTGCTCGGGGCTGGGTACCTCGTGCTCGGCAGCCGCTGGCTTCCCGACCATGGTCAGCCGGAGGCTGAAAACCTCAGGTCCCTCAGTCAGGACGGCTATCTCACGGAAGTGGTGCTGCCGGCGGTCTCCCCCCTCTGCGGTGTGACCCTGCGCAGCAGCCGATTGCAGCGCCGCTTTGATGTGGATGTGCTGGACGTGCACCGTCAGGGCCAGCGACTGCAGCCACCGTTGGCTCAGTTGCGTCTGCAGGCCGGTGATCGCCTACTGCTTCGCTGCAATCGCCAGGAACTGTTGCGCCTTCAGCAGGATCGCATGGTGGATCTGGCCGGAACCTTGCTGGCCGATGGTTTGGATCAGCTGCGCCATGCCGAAGTGCTGGTGCCTTCAGGCTCCCTGCTCGCTGGCGCCACCCTGCGGGAATTGCGCTTCCGCCAACGCTTCAATGCCACCGTGCTGGCAGTGAACCGCGCCAGCAGCACTCTCAGGGACCGCCTCGGCCGGCTCGTGTTGCGGGAAGGCGACATGCTGCTGCTCCAGGCACCGTTGGATGCCTTGCGTGGTTTGCAGCAGACCAGTGATCTGGTTGTGCTCGATCAGCTGGATGACGACCTGCCCAGCACCCACCGCAAGGGATTGGCGGTGACGGTGATGGTGTTGGTGCTGCTGCTGGCGGGTTTCCAGCTGATTCCGCTGGTGGCGGCTGTGCTCCTGGGGGTTGGGGTGCTGGTGATCGGCAACTGCCTCGATGCCGGTACGGCCCTGCGATCGATCCGCTGGGATCTTTATCTCTTGCTTGGGGGCATCTACAGCTTCAGTGTGGCGCTGCAGAAAACCGGTCTCGCCGCGCAGGTGGCCGATGCCTTGCTCCAGGCGCTGCAGGGCCGGTCCGCCTACGTGGGCTTGGTGGTGATCTACGTGGTCACGCTCGTGGCCACGGAATTGTTGAGCAATGCCGCCGCGGTTGCTCTGCTGCTGCCGATCGCCGGCGCGGTGGCTGAAGGCCTGAATCTGTCGCCGATGACCTTCGCCATCGCCGTGGTGTTCGCCGCCAGCCAAAGCTTCCTCTCACCGATCGGCTATCAAACCAACTTGATGGTGTTTTCCCCCGGGCGTTACCGCTTTCTCGACTTCTTCCGTTTTGGCTGGCCCCTGTCGTTGAGCTATTCCCTGCTGGTGCCGGCTTTGCTGCTGTGGTGA
- a CDS encoding HU family DNA-binding protein yields MSIKDITASISEAEKIPAGKVRKITKALLERIGEAIDNGEKLQLPGLVFTPRTQPAREAEGDKPARPERKTATLRRRTVKEDSATEEVG; encoded by the coding sequence ATGAGCATCAAAGACATCACAGCGTCTATTTCTGAAGCGGAAAAAATTCCGGCAGGAAAAGTGCGCAAGATCACTAAAGCGCTTCTTGAGCGCATCGGTGAAGCCATTGACAATGGCGAAAAGCTCCAACTCCCGGGGCTTGTATTCACTCCTCGCACGCAGCCCGCTCGGGAAGCAGAAGGCGATAAGCCTGCTCGCCCTGAGCGCAAGACAGCAACGCTTCGCCGCCGCACGGTGAAAGAAGACAGCGCGACAGAGGAGGTGGGCTGA